A window of Seriola aureovittata isolate HTS-2021-v1 ecotype China chromosome 17, ASM2101889v1, whole genome shotgun sequence genomic DNA:
ATTAAATCCACCTAAAGATCAAAAAGTCTGTCAAAAGTCAGCTATTCACCACCAAACTTGaccattgtgtgttttttaggtTGAGTTTCCCGAGGCTCGAATCTTTGAAGAAACCCTCAATATTCTCATCTATGAGAATGGCCGAGGATCTGGTCCAGGAGGCTTACACCTTTTAGATTCAAGAGGCTCAGGTTCATCGCTGGGAGCTGGCCAGTCAGAGGAAGAGGGTGCTGTGGGAGGAGACAGACGAGTAAGACGGATCCACGTGAGGAGGCATATAATGCATGATGAAAGAGGGCACGGTCAGCAAACTGTCTACAAGGACtaataatgtgaaaatatagGGCATAGGAGAGTTACTTGaggtatgtttatttttttgttgaatgttAGCAGAATGAAAGAGATGTCCTTGATCATAGCAATAGCTTGGTAGTTAGTTATTTCATTAATTAGGCATCACTGCAGAAATAGAGAGGTTGATGACTGAGTTGCAACTGAAGTAAGAGTCGTTTGGAGGTGAAAAATGCTTctgtttacaagaaaacaaactgtataCATTATTTAAATAGGAAATATGTAAAATTACCTGGGAAATGTAACTGGCATAAATATTACTTTGCAAATATTAAGGAACCCCCTGCAAGTTACTGAATAGGTCTAAAACCCAACTCCCACCCCAAAGGTGGCTAATTTATTCCTAGAGCAGATGGCCTACTGTCAATGTAGGTGTTAATGATGTGCACTCGCAGCCTCTTCTGTGTTTGACTTGTAGgaaacactgtgtcagtcagttCATTCAGGTTGTTAAACATCTGTTGCCTTTTCCGAAGATGGACTGAGATGCTGGCCGACAGTGAGGAACAGAGGATGGTGAAGTTTAGTTTAGATATCTTAACACTGGAATAAAACTGAGTAGCCATTTTTAGCAAGGTTGTCCATGAATGAGATTGTTGAGCAGctcaattttctttatttaaatttttactgctgttgcttcaagatgttttttattaattaatttatgaaCTTAATTTATTGTTTGGTATTTAACTTTTGTATTGTATGCAATCTTTGTGTTAACTAGTGCTCAAGTGAGTTTTAATTTTTGGAATGATATCTATAGCACACATCAGATTTTGAATTTACTCCTGTAAATGACTAAATCGTGAACTTACATTTCAGTTCCATGTTTCAAGAGGAACAAAGACCATGTCTTTGATATTGTACTTCATTCTGAGCCATGATTTTTCACTTATGCTTTATGTCTTACACCAAACCACTGAAATTTGTTCAAAGTAATAGGCCATATagtgatgataaaataaattaatattgggttgtatttttatttccctcAGGGAGAGAAGTATTTTCTTTCTAATAGTCACCAGTGTCTTGTGTAAACCTAGTCACTCTgaatactgaaaaaaacagtgaatgagAGCAATATGTATCTCAGACCCTTTTGTAAAATCACCTTGGAATATGCACTAATATAACTTCCGTCCAATAGTGGTCATGGGAATGTTCTGAATAAATTACTTATAAAATTCAACTTTAGCTTCTTGGTCTTATTTTTCCCTTCTTTCCTCAAGTATAATGAAGAAATGGActtaaacacatacattttccagaaaaacaaatggaagTTACCCACacgatatttatttattattcattcaaaCTGATGATTATAGGAATGTAATATCCACAGATGTTCAGTACAGTGGTATGAATTATTTAGGTGTTATGCCTGTTATATGGAATAAAACCTAATTCAAGATTTTAACTATTTATCATTGCACAATGCCACATGTCATTGAAAGACATAgtccagtgttttgtttttaaaaaaagactgaatcACAACAATTTTCCATTCCAAATTTTTTTCCAGAACAGTGTAAAAGGAAAGTAGAATCAAATCTTATGAAAGGAAATATCAAATAGAAAGGATAAGGcaacaaaggagagaaaaacaagtaaatgcaataaaataaaggCATATTAAATTCggaatattttcaaatatacaatagtatttttcaaaaatattaaattgatttatttcatggtttttattttagataaaTATGTAAAACTATGAAGGAAAAGAAGTAAATATAAGTGATATTTAAGGAAAACCAACATTTATGGGTAGAGCTTTTTCCCATTAaaatcattacatttataattcaGTCTTAGGgtctaaatacatttttacctttttggGTTCATATTGTCGAAGGTTACTACCCAAATCtgttcaaacatatttttttgcagtaaaatTAATATTGTTAAAAGAGATAAGCGagaaattcaatttaatttctaCAAAAAATAGAAGTTCTCCAagtttttagattttgtttgtACTGTGAAAGGGCGTCGCGCTGGTCTGACGTCACTTCCAGCTACGTCCGGCTGTCACGCCAATGCCGccaaaaacagataaataaaactaGCACAGTGAGAAACGATggtgtcagagaaagagacagcgAAAATCCGCAGGTTTGTGCGTGGTGAACTCCGCGATGAGCCAGACTTAAGGTACAGTTGAAGCATTCATTAATTCGTTTAATTAATTGCTGTTTGTACCGAGAGTAAAAACACagacgcgtgtgtgtgttagaagTGAACTGTCGGTAACCTGTCGACATGTAGGACTAAAGCAGTTTACCGTAAGACCCACTAGCATATATCACTTTCAACACATTCAGTGGTTATTTCACTACTCAGACTGTTGCATGTTGCCTGttgaacacaaacacttcagTTACTGTAACGTTGATGTGCCATTTACTACTACTAGACCACATTCACACATGAGGCAGTTTAACAGTGTTATGGTTTGTCATCCCACACGACTTTGGCTACACGGGCCGTGAGAGGCTTAACATTAACTTTAGGTAGTCAGGAAAgctttgttaaaaaaattgtAAGGTATTAGTGCCAGTGACAGCTGCCAAATGGCATTTACCACATCAGTAGTTTAGAAGCTAATAGTTGTAAACGACACCTGCTGGGCAGAAGTGGTATCTTTCAGTGGGTTAAAAAATACAGTGGGTGAAAACCATTAGCAAGTTAAACTAAAACAATTGACAGTGTATCTAGTAATGTGCAAGCCTCAGCTTCAGTTGTTGGAATTCAACTAAAATTAGTTCCTCTCGTTTTTGGAGGTAGTAAAGTTATTTTTAGTTGACTATTATGAAGAATAATACACTAAATAATACCTCCATATATTTGTCTATATATTAAACATTGCACTTAAAACTCCAGtgaggtccaaaagtctgacacCACATTCCCAGATTGTTAGCCACTgtacattatataaatattttcctatagatagaaatgaaaaaacaaaatccctCTTTGTGTGTTACCTATAACTTTTGCATTGAGTAGTCACTCAGTCTTAAAGATCTCAGTCTTCATCTGTTCATGTTTCAGTCATTCAGTATGATGTGGGCCTGTTAAATGTTTCGCATGTATTTCTTATTCTGTATTCAAAATCGCAAAGGCATAAATTAAGTATGACTGTTTCTGTAAATTACCTCTTCCCTCGTACACCTTGATATAATTTTTCTAATGTCTTATTCCAGCACACTGACCTTAGGAATTCTAAAAAAACGCTATTTGGCACGGGTGGGCCGTGAATCATTAAGTCCAGAGGCAGGAAATTACATGAAACAGGCGGTTAAAGAGGAACTGATGAAAATGCAGGTAATTCTTCCCATACAGCTCACATATATTCCTTTAAGTGTTTGTGATTTTAGGACTGGGATCATGTTTAGTGCTATAGGTATAACTGTCATTATACATCTTTTTCCTGCAAGGACGATGACGAAAACGGAGAAGAGCTAGAGACCAAGAAGCCgcaaaacaaaaggaagagagaagaggaaaatgatgAGGTGATAAATGAGAGAGAAGATCCAAGGGCAAAGAAATCCCGCTGTCTGTCAAGTTCATCATCaggtttgttttaattgttattttcCTGAAATGCTTTTAGATGCCTGTAATTTTAATGATCTATACAATGTTTTACTTTGCCTTTATCTGGTGTGAAATATCCTGGAGCATTACTAACACTAGGACATGCATTTGGCAATAATAGTATGTGGGGTCACTTTATACTTTTCAACATAAAGCAGCAAGCTGATCACAACTAATTGTTCTTTATTGTATGCTTGCTTTCATCAAAGGCCCAGAGATACAGACACTGATATACAGATATGCCACTGTGTACACACATGGTTTTAATCTTGTCCTTTTACAATGCAGTCCTTTTGCAAGTAGCATTTGAAGGTGCTTTATATGGTTTATATTAACCTAGTTGAGTACATTGATATGGTTTATTTCTCCCTCACTGACTAGTACCTATATTACTCCTACCTTGTTTGCATTATTCCCAGTGAGGTTTGTTGCTTCTTTGTAAAccataaaatgttttgtcttttcttgtttGGTCAATGACAGAATCGGAGGATAAAGAGGGCAACAAATCAGGAAGTGAGGAGAGTGATGAGGAAGACCAAATTAAATCTGGATCTGAGGATGCAGAGCGAGAGGTGAAAAGATCGCAGCACAAGACAAATGGGAACCGTAAACAGCAGATGGACAGTGAAGACTCTACAGATGAGGAAATTAatgagtcagaaaaaaaagggaataagAGTAAATCTGGTGACAGTCCAAAAGGTATGGTGAAAAAGAAATTGAACGCTACAAagaatggagagaaagaaagcagctgTACAAGTCCAGAAAGGAAAGCGGCACAGAGTGATGGAGAGAACGAAACTGACACAGACAACAAGTCAGTAAGGAGTGAAAAAATCAACGGTGATGAGTCCTCAGATGACAGTGAAAAAGGTGACTATGCAAAATTTATACCTGCATGTCCCATATGTAAATGTTGATTCTTTTATAgtgttacaattttttttatatgacttGATGTTACTTTCTGTTCATGTTACGCAGAAGAAAAAGTTTCAgtagagaagaaaaataacGACACAGACTCAGATTCATCATCACTCCCATCTCTGGAGGATGACAAGGCTAGTGGGACAGAAGATAAtcaagatattaaaaaaaagaaaaccatgaaaaaagaaaagagcaccAGAGGTCAAAAGGTGAGTCCATGCGTGATGTTATAAATCAGAATCAGAAGAGTCAAGCTTTGTAAAGTTTTTACTAAGTTCTCatcatcaaatgtttttttttttttcaacagtattATGAAATGATCTGTGATGTATATTAATTGATGGTTgcatttgtttgaatttttatcatttttactgTGGTGAAGTTAAATTCAttcaattttaaataaagatagatgcaaaaaatatataattaaaacatttatgcGCCACTGTGCTTTGGTTATACTCcataatgtataatgtatgtatcatatttgaaaaagcTAAACTGAATGGTTTAATTTACAattttttatgaataattaaGGAAAAACTTAAATATCTAGTGTCTGTAAGTGTCCAACACTTTTGCCCTGAATCTTCATATTGAATAAAGGTGCATCTAAATTCCTGTAAGATGAGTGGCAGAAAGCTAAAACCAAATGTTGTAAATGTCTCTTACGTAAATCTTTTCTTCACAACCTGTCTGACCACTGCAGAATGACGACAAAGCAATTGTGAGGCTCAAACGCTACATTGCTGTCTGTGGTGCGAGGCAAAATTACAAGAAGCTCCTTGATGGCTGTCACTCTGTTCACTCCGTGGTGGCTGTTCTGAATAAGACGCTTCAAGATCTTGGTGTCCGTGGTCAGTGGGAATACATTTACCTTTTAACAGACCACACGATCTGGCCATAACTGCTCATTGATTTGCTGAAATACTATACAGTGAGATGGTTTTGATTTGTAATGATAAACGAGCCCAAAATGAAAACCTTTACTTGACTGTACGTTTGTAAAACTGCCATGTGACATTTCTCATgtgtaaactgtaaaacagttttcattttctgtacaACTGACACAATTTGATTAACTCTAAAAATaacttgtgtatgtgttttcacaCAGGTCAGCCAACTattaagaaatgcaaaaaagtcagaataaaaAGAGAACAGGCTCAGGAACTAGCTGGCCTTGATGTCAGCAACATCATTTCCACACAAGGTAATAATTTGTCTCTTCATGGTTGCTACCAACTATTACTATTGTGAAAATTTaattgctgtttgttgtttattgtacATATTGCACTCAGCTTGAACAAGAACGGCAAGTTGATTTCACGCATTACTCAATATAGATTCTAGAAAAGCAGAGCAAAAACTTAATTTGACGTAAGTGTATGTAAACATAATTAACACTGTAGAGATGGCTTTTCCGTTAAAGACGCTGTGTGTAGGAATGGGCCAACTGTCTAATTCATACTCTATACTCAACTAGAAGTTTCTTTTGTAAGAAACAAGGAAATACACTCTTTGGTCCCTCCTCTCCCATCCCCTTCTCCTGCGCCATCGTCAGACTGGCCGTTGGGCATACCAGGAAAAATCCCTGTGGACAGTCATTCTGGTTGTGCATGAAAGCATGCTATCTTCATGATCTGTGGCTGGGCTTATTGGCCACTCACAACTGAGTTTCAACCCTCACCCTCATGCTGAGCTtgatgaaagagaggagggatgtCTGCAACACAGCCAGGTTTATAGCCTACTTGCAGTTAttacttcttcatcctctcatgttgGGCTGAGGCCAGATTGGATGCTACAGCGAGTCATTATCATCTCTTAAggtacaaagtggtattacaagaTGGAACTGGACTAGCTGcctagcatgctaacctcagtaAACATCTCTGCAACGCAATACATGGACATCTTTGACTTAACGTCAAAACTAATTTCTTTACATTCTGCTGATGAGTTTAGTAaattttttgaatgtttttagacattttcttcAATGGGAAACTTACATGTGTCACAGATGCTGCATGCACCACATATTTTAACGTAATAGTATCTGTATGTGTGGTTGATGACCAGGTTGGTTGAAGAAGTGTACACTGCACTTATAGTAATGCTGTTGATCAAGTGTCTATAATTTTTAAATCGCTAGTACTGTTTATCATTTTGGTGCAcatgcaaaatatgaaaatattgattaatgatACCTGCTAATGTGGATACCTTTCTCAGGTCGTCCTAAACGCAGAGGAGCGTGGCAGGCGAAACATGACCCTCCATCCTCTACATATCTGCGCACTCTGAACTCTGGCTCagagagtgaagaggaaaaTGATACACACAGAGGACGCAGAAGAGCAACAGACTGGGCCAACCTGCGGGGGGTCATCAGTGATGATGCAGAAAGTGACTGACAGGGACAGTTCCTCTTCAAGTCTGGACATTGGACATTACTTTCTCACTGTACAGACTGGGTTTTGGTCTTTACAAATAattttgttactgttttaaTGTCTACTTTtggcaaaaataataacaattgATAATATAGATGGGGCTTGAATGAATGACCATTTtttgcagaataataataataatagagtgatgatgtacatttattttttatatcaaataaaagtattttgttCAAATggaacaaatattttatttttacaaggGGACATGTACATGAAGACTGTTgatttgcttttgctttttctgacgtgtcggggggggggtgacagagggagagcatGGTAATAAAAATCTGCCTATAAAAGGGGCAGGAGGCGagtagtaaaaataaaaagtgatcCCCTTTCATCCCATGGACACATCTCGTCAGCTTCACATTTCCGGGAACTAATCGTAAGTAAGCTCTCGGATAGACGGAATATTTGGCAAACGGACTGGTCCGATGGGGTAATGTGTCCGCCGCACTACTGCAGGTCAAtgagatatttatttttaattgctATAATACAAGAATCGTTATTACGTTTTTGGTTACGACACAACTGTattaggcaaaaaaaatatgtatttttacatatttttacattacactAAGGACTCGAGGCTAAATAGAAGTAGCTCTAACCAAATCACTACAGTTGATTTGAGACCTCTCTGACAGTGTCAACCAGAACTGCTCATTACAATCTTCCTAAATGTAGACTTTGTGGAAGATCTGTCGTGTGGGATTGGATAAATCTGTTTAAgcgtacctaataaagtggccaggGATTATCTAAACTgtgtggaaagagagagatcGTAGATAGTAGGTATTGAAAAGTCCTATTATTTCCTACTACTATCCCTACTCTTTGGTTTACATAACCAAATGTTGGTATTTTCTctaacattacatttacttaGACCTTACATTACTAATTTCATGCAGGAATGGACAATGATACACCAGATGAGGTCTTTGCCGAGCTGAAGACGAAGCCCCTTGGAGGATGGGGTGTTGCTCAGATAGCTGTTGGTACTGGACTTGCTGTGTATGCTATGTGGGTGGGAATCCTTCAGCCGGGCTTCCGAAAAGTCCCTTTAAGGCTACAGGTATGGTCCACATCTCCATAACAATTTGAATAATTATTGATGTAACTGCTTGTTCCAAAAAGGTTTGAGAAACAtccaaacatttttctttttaatcagaGGCTCTTTAAAATTTCTTCCAGGTACCCTATATTCCAGCCAGCAAAGCTCAAGTAAATAATGTCATGACATTGTTGAGAGGTCGAAAGGGAGGTCTTGTGGATTTGGGATCTGGTGATGGCCGTATTGTAAGTACAAGCAAGATATTTGGGATCTCATGTCTTGCACTGATGAAAAATGAGTTTTGACAATGGTAATTTTTAACCTGTAAGGTCTTGGAAGCCCATCGACAGGGTTTCGCTCCTGCTGTTGGTTATGAGCTCAACCCTTGGCTTGTTCGCCTTTCCCACTATCATGCATGGAGAGCAGGCCATAATGGAAAAGTGTCATACCGACGGGAAGATCTCTGGAAGGTCTGACATTTGTCACTTGTATTTCAGCATTAGTAACACTCCAGTCAGCATTAAATAACAACATTTAACAGTATTGTAATTGGTTTTGGCAACAATATATTGTTTCCACAACAAAATAGATTAAGAGGAAATGTTCTCACTtccagaagaaaaagaaaacaagaatgaCACTGAATATCTAAATTGCTGGCAAAATAGTTTCTTATTTTCTAAAGATTGACATGACTTGCCCAAATACCTTTATGAATAATACTCGTAACTCTTTGGTAGCCTTTTGTGGTTTACTTTATCCTGGTGGTGTATGCCAGCTCATCATACCTTAAGATATCACAGCTTATTTGCCCTCCTTTCTGCAGGAGTTTTTGTTACCATTAATTTAACATGGTCAGGGAATAAATTCTGTAGTGACCACAGATTTCAAGAAAGCTGCAtagttttttaaatgtgatcattcattgtatttatgatatttaaagGTGAATTGTTAATAAATTGAACAGTGCATCCTGCATTTTATCTCATCACAGGTTGACTTGACAGAATGCAAGAATGTCACAGTGTTTCTGGCTCCTAGTGTGGTGAGTAACATAATGAACAGATATCTAGAAACCATGAAATTGTAGATTGTCTCAATGTAGCACACAGCCAAGCAAAAATGCAGtaataaagaaaaactggaTGTTAGCTCACTGAAAATGActtaaagaaatatttgtgttCCTAGCTTTCATTATTGCAGGAGAAGTTGCAGGCTGAGCTCCCTGTTGATGCCTTAGTTGTGGCTGGACGTTTTCCCTTCCCTGACTGGAAACCCTGCAGGATTGAGGGCCAGGGTGTGGACAGAGCCTGGGCATACAGCATGCAAGCACAAAGACAGACCACCACCAGGAAAAATGACAAGCTCACAGTCATGGATAGCGACCCTGACAATGAACTAACCAAGGAGAAATGATCCACTTGAAGCTACATGgtctttttcctttccatgGTTTTTTGTCCTCCTAGAATGGTaacatataattattatatatcatgAATTCATAAGCTGCTCATCACATCAGTATCCTTCACTGGATAAGGACAAAGTTAAGGACATTTTACTTAACTTGACTGTCTACATAATTAAAGACTAAATACTTTTTGATTACTTCCGCAACAGGACGTTTCTGAcaacttcttcttttctttttgcacaaaTGCTCTCTCTGCTACAGCTTTGAATCTTATATTTGTTAGCAGCAATGTCTGAACCACTTTTGAACTAGAAATTCCTGAGCAACAGTTTGTGTTGGCATCAAAGTAAAACCACAGCTTTGCCTCCAGATACATGAAGAGTAGTTTTTGTGAATGATCTGTCTGGGGGGGAGCAAGCTTTTAAATGTTGTGTCATCAGCAGTTGTTTCTTCTGTGTTAAGCAGACGCGCAGTTCCAATCTCACAAACGGATTGTAACATTTTCTATAAACCCCATGGGGTCCATTGTGTAGAAAGGGTGGTCTTTGCCTGGGTTATAAATAATTATCCAGTAGcagtttgtttttgactgtagcctttttttttgtttctcttgaaTGTTCAGTCTTCACTTTGCTGTAAAGGTAAATGCTCTATTTATGGACTATAAattcctgtttctcttccccCATGTGCTGTACACTTAATTTGTCACCTTAGTTTCTGACATTCTGAGGTGGGCCAGGtaattattcaaacaaaatgctGCATTCAGTACATGATCCAGGATAGCTTTGAAGTTGAACTGAATGAGCTCTGTACACAGCATTAAACTCAATGTTATACACGAGGAAAGGCACAGTGTGGAGTGGAAAGAATAATTATCCCTAGAGGTGCAGACTTTGTCCAGTTATGTAATGTCCACACAAGGTTCTGCAGATAAAACATCACTTTTGGGATAGAGTACTGTATGCATGCTTCAAAGGAGATCAACACAGGCGTCATACTTATTCACTAAGAAGGAATATATGTTTCCATGCTGTCCCCTATTTATTCTTTTGcctttgtc
This region includes:
- the antkmt gene encoding adenine nucleotide translocase lysine N-methyltransferase encodes the protein MDNDTPDEVFAELKTKPLGGWGVAQIAVGTGLAVYAMWVGILQPGFRKVPLRLQVPYIPASKAQVNNVMTLLRGRKGGLVDLGSGDGRIVLEAHRQGFAPAVGYELNPWLVRLSHYHAWRAGHNGKVSYRREDLWKVDLTECKNVTVFLAPSVLSLLQEKLQAELPVDALVVAGRFPFPDWKPCRIEGQGVDRAWAYSMQAQRQTTTRKNDKLTVMDSDPDNELTKEK
- the hirip3 gene encoding HIRA-interacting protein 3 isoform X1; the encoded protein is MVSEKETAKIRRFVRGELRDEPDLSTLTLGILKKRYLARVGRESLSPEAGNYMKQAVKEELMKMQDDDENGEELETKKPQNKRKREEENDEVINEREDPRAKKSRCLSSSSSESEDKEGNKSGSEESDEEDQIKSGSEDAEREVKRSQHKTNGNRKQQMDSEDSTDEEINESEKKGNKSKSGDSPKGMVKKKLNATKNGEKESSCTSPERKAAQSDGENETDTDNKSVRSEKINGDESSDDSEKEEKVSVEKKNNDTDSDSSSLPSLEDDKASGTEDNQDIKKKKTMKKEKSTRGQKNDDKAIVRLKRYIAVCGARQNYKKLLDGCHSVHSVVAVLNKTLQDLGVRGQPTIKKCKKVRIKREQAQELAGLDVSNIISTQGRPKRRGAWQAKHDPPSSTYLRTLNSGSESEEENDTHRGRRRATDWANLRGVISDDAESD
- the hirip3 gene encoding HIRA-interacting protein 3 isoform X2, which codes for MVSEKETAKIRRFVRGELRDEPDLSTLTLGILKKRYLARVGRESLSPEAGNYMKQAVKEELMKMQDDDENGEELETKKPQNKRKREEENDEVINEREDPRAKKSRCLSSSSSESEDKEGNKSGSEESDEEDQIKSGSEDAEREVKRSQHKTNGNRKQQMDSEDSTDEEINESEKKGNKSKSGDSPKGMVKKKLNATKNGEKESSCTSPERKAAQSDGENETDTDNKSVRSEKINGDESSDDSEKEEKVSVEKKNNDTDSDSSSLPSLEDDKASGTEDNQDIKKKKTMKKEKSTRGQKNDDKAIVRLKRYIAVCGARQNYKKLLDGCHSVHSVVAVLNKTLQDLGVRGQPTIKKCKKVRIKREQAQELAGLDVSNIISTQEVSFVRNKEIHSLVPPLPSPSPAPSSDWPLGIPGKIPVDSHSGCA